The following proteins come from a genomic window of Marinilabiliales bacterium:
- a CDS encoding DUF45 domain-containing protein, with protein sequence MANKRINYPGVGEVLYVKSRRARKFTLTVRPWRGARVTLPWFSAYRDAEAFVKENIGWIQEKIQRARIYEKANGDPRKRSVSPGAEEDLRLRARACLPGRTAMLAKEHGFTFRRVTVRRSRTRWGSCSAVNNINLSIFLMNLPEHLIDYVILHELVHTVHKNHSGDFWALLDKHTGGRARALAAEIRKHRITI encoded by the coding sequence ATGGCAAACAAACGAATTAATTATCCCGGGGTGGGCGAGGTATTGTACGTGAAGAGCCGGCGTGCCCGGAAGTTCACCCTTACGGTGCGCCCATGGAGGGGGGCCAGGGTCACGCTGCCGTGGTTTTCGGCATACCGCGATGCCGAGGCTTTCGTGAAGGAGAACATCGGGTGGATACAAGAAAAGATACAAAGGGCCCGGATCTACGAAAAAGCCAATGGCGATCCGCGCAAACGGTCCGTTTCTCCCGGAGCTGAGGAGGACCTGCGTCTCCGCGCCCGCGCCTGCCTGCCCGGTCGCACCGCGATGCTTGCAAAAGAGCACGGCTTCACCTTCAGGAGGGTCACCGTGCGGCGCAGCCGCACCCGCTGGGGAAGCTGTTCGGCAGTGAACAACATTAACCTTAGCATCTTTTTGATGAACCTTCCGGAGCACCTTATAGACTATGTCATACTGCACGAGCTGGTTCATACCGTACACAAGAATCATTCGGGGGACTTCTGGGCGCTGCTTGACAAGCATACCGGCGGCCGGGCCCGGGCGCTGGCCGCCGAGATCAGGAAGCACCGCATAACGATCTGA
- a CDS encoding TolC family protein, whose amino-acid sequence MYHIRSLHVTVLVIVIAFSGQPRAAAQDVWSLERCINYALDNNIMIRQQELNTQVSENALLQARMNRLPSLNANTQQSFNYGRTLDFATNIYEDQNTRSFSYNASSQVTLFNGFQVTNTIRQNDLNLMAALADLERLQNDISLNIASAYLQILFNKELLSIARSQLEITRQQVDRTRRLVEAGSLPRGNLLEIEAQEASDNLRVVNANNQLVLSYLTLTQLLELPSPDDFVIEVPDFDGVPVITPQYEVDPVFEAALETQPQIRSAEYELASSEAGLSIAKGRRSPRLFLSGSYGSGYQEIVTGPWADREADSFEDQIRNNQRTTFSLGLSIPIFNAWQVNTAISNAQIGVINAGYSMQRTKNELFQRIQQAYADVVAAHENFLATEKALTSIEESFRHMEQRFEVGMVTTVEFNQALNQLGNTRSDLLRAKYEYIFKTNILEFYMGNPITL is encoded by the coding sequence ATGTACCATATCCGATCTTTGCATGTAACTGTTCTGGTGATTGTTATCGCGTTTTCCGGCCAACCCCGGGCTGCAGCCCAGGATGTATGGTCACTCGAGAGGTGCATCAACTATGCCCTTGATAACAACATCATGATCAGGCAACAGGAACTGAATACCCAGGTTAGCGAAAATGCACTGCTCCAGGCAAGGATGAACAGGCTGCCAAGCCTTAATGCCAATACGCAGCAAAGCTTCAACTACGGGCGAACGCTTGATTTTGCCACCAATATCTACGAAGACCAGAACACCAGGTCGTTCAGCTACAATGCCAGCAGCCAGGTTACTCTGTTCAACGGTTTCCAGGTGACCAACACCATAAGGCAGAATGACCTGAACCTGATGGCAGCACTTGCAGACCTGGAGAGACTTCAGAATGACATCTCGCTGAACATCGCCTCGGCATACCTCCAGATCCTGTTCAACAAGGAACTGCTTTCAATAGCCAGGAGCCAGCTTGAGATAACACGCCAGCAGGTGGACCGGACTCGCAGACTGGTGGAAGCAGGGAGCCTGCCAAGAGGCAACCTGCTGGAAATCGAGGCGCAGGAGGCGTCTGACAACCTGAGAGTGGTGAATGCGAATAACCAGCTTGTCCTCTCCTACCTGACCCTGACGCAGCTGCTTGAGCTGCCGTCGCCTGATGATTTCGTGATAGAGGTACCGGACTTTGACGGGGTGCCTGTAATCACGCCCCAGTACGAGGTTGATCCGGTATTCGAGGCCGCACTGGAAACGCAGCCGCAGATCAGGAGCGCCGAGTACGAGCTTGCAAGCTCGGAGGCGGGACTTAGCATAGCAAAGGGCCGCAGGAGTCCCCGACTCTTCCTTTCGGGAAGCTACGGCAGCGGCTACCAGGAGATTGTGACAGGGCCCTGGGCCGACAGGGAGGCCGATTCGTTTGAAGACCAGATAAGAAACAACCAGAGGACAACTTTTTCGCTGGGACTGTCCATACCGATATTCAACGCATGGCAGGTTAACACCGCCATCAGCAACGCGCAGATAGGGGTCATTAACGCGGGATACAGTATGCAGCGGACTAAAAATGAGCTTTTCCAGCGCATACAGCAGGCTTATGCCGATGTGGTGGCCGCGCACGAAAATTTTCTGGCCACGGAGAAGGCACTGACATCGATCGAAGAGTCTTTCCGGCATATGGAACAGAGGTTCGAGGTGGGGATGGTGACCACGGTGGAGTTTAACCAGGCTCTCAACCAGCTTGGCAATACGAGGTCAGATCTTCTCAGGGCTAAGTACGAATATATATTCAAGACCAACATACTTGAATTCTACATGGGCAACCCCATCACGCTCTGA